One Natrinema longum genomic window carries:
- the aglF gene encoding UTP--glucose-1-phosphate uridylyltransferase AglF, giving the protein MQAVVLAAGKGTRLRPLTEDKPKVLVEVDGKPLVEDVMDNLIEVGATEFVLVVGYMKEKIIERYGDEYEGVPITYAHQREQLGLAHAILQAEPHVDDDFMLMLGDNVFRANLGDVINRQQEERADAAFLVEEVPYEEASRYGVLDTNEYGEIVEVMEKPEDPPSNLVMTGFYTFTPEIFHACHLVQPSDRGEYELPDAIDLLIQSGRTIDAIRMDGWRIDVGYPEDRDRAEERLTDHPAEPVEQ; this is encoded by the coding sequence ATGCAAGCAGTCGTGCTGGCCGCAGGAAAGGGTACCCGCCTCCGGCCGCTCACCGAAGACAAGCCGAAGGTCCTCGTCGAAGTCGACGGCAAACCGCTCGTCGAGGACGTCATGGACAACCTCATCGAGGTCGGCGCAACCGAATTCGTCCTCGTCGTCGGCTACATGAAAGAGAAGATCATCGAGCGCTACGGCGACGAGTACGAGGGCGTTCCGATCACCTACGCGCACCAGCGGGAACAGCTCGGGCTCGCCCACGCCATCCTCCAGGCGGAACCCCATGTCGACGACGACTTCATGCTCATGCTCGGGGACAACGTCTTCCGGGCGAACCTCGGCGACGTGATCAACCGCCAGCAGGAAGAACGGGCCGACGCCGCGTTCCTCGTCGAGGAAGTCCCCTACGAGGAGGCCTCGAGATACGGCGTCCTCGACACCAACGAGTACGGCGAGATCGTCGAGGTGATGGAGAAACCCGAGGATCCGCCGTCGAACCTCGTCATGACCGGGTTCTACACGTTCACGCCCGAGATCTTCCACGCGTGTCACCTCGTCCAGCCCTCGGATCGCGGCGAGTACGAACTGCCGGACGCGATCGATCTGCTCATCCAGTCGGGTCGGACCATCGATGCGATCCGAATGGACGGCTGGCGCATCGACGTCGGCTACCCCGAAGACAGGGATCGCGCCGAGGAGCGACTCACGGACCACCCAGCCGAGCCGGTCGAACAGTAG
- the aglM gene encoding UDP-glucose 6-dehydrogenase AglM, whose translation MNVSIVGSGYVGTTVAACLADLGHTVTNVEIDEDIVEAINAGEAPIHESGLAERIAAHAGTTLRATTNYEDVRETDVTFLCLPTPQSDDGSLDLAIMQAGAESLGRALAEKDDDHLVVVKSTVLPGTTEDVVGPILEAESGTEIGDGLELAMNPEFLRMGTAVEDFLEPDKVVFGTASDEAPATLRELYAPILERDDTDLVETDIREAELIKYANNAFLASKVSLVNELGNIAREYDADAYEVLEAVGLDDRISDRFMRSGLGWGGSCFPKDVNALRAGAREQGYDPELLDAVVAVNDEQPRRLVELLAAHVDLEGARIAVLGLSFKPGTDDIRKSRALDVIDHLTDRGAVVVAFDPVAIENVRPDYPDIEYADSAAGALEGADGAVVATDWPAFDDLSFEGMARSVVVDGRRIDVDEDALEVYEGLTW comes from the coding sequence ATGAACGTCTCCATCGTCGGGAGCGGCTACGTCGGCACGACCGTCGCTGCCTGTCTCGCCGATCTCGGCCACACCGTGACCAACGTCGAGATCGACGAGGACATCGTCGAGGCGATAAACGCCGGCGAGGCCCCGATCCACGAGTCCGGCCTCGCGGAGCGAATCGCGGCACACGCCGGCACGACGCTCCGTGCGACGACGAACTACGAGGACGTCCGCGAGACGGACGTCACGTTCCTCTGTTTGCCCACGCCACAGTCCGACGACGGGAGTCTCGACCTCGCGATCATGCAGGCTGGCGCGGAATCGCTCGGGCGCGCACTCGCCGAGAAGGACGACGATCACCTCGTGGTCGTCAAGAGCACGGTCCTGCCCGGCACCACCGAAGACGTCGTCGGTCCGATCCTCGAGGCCGAATCCGGAACCGAGATCGGTGACGGGCTCGAGCTCGCGATGAACCCCGAGTTCCTCCGGATGGGAACCGCAGTCGAGGACTTCCTCGAGCCGGACAAGGTCGTCTTCGGGACGGCCAGCGACGAGGCCCCCGCGACGCTTCGCGAACTGTACGCGCCGATCCTCGAGCGAGACGACACGGACCTCGTCGAGACCGATATCCGCGAGGCGGAACTCATCAAGTACGCGAACAACGCCTTCCTCGCCTCGAAGGTCTCGCTGGTCAACGAGCTGGGGAATATCGCACGGGAGTACGACGCGGACGCCTACGAGGTGCTCGAGGCGGTCGGGCTCGACGATCGGATCTCCGACCGGTTCATGCGCTCCGGACTGGGCTGGGGTGGGTCCTGTTTCCCGAAGGACGTCAACGCCTTGCGGGCCGGCGCTCGCGAACAGGGGTACGACCCCGAACTGCTCGATGCGGTCGTCGCGGTCAACGACGAGCAACCGCGACGGCTCGTCGAGTTGCTCGCGGCCCACGTCGACCTCGAGGGGGCCCGGATCGCGGTGCTGGGTCTGTCGTTCAAGCCCGGCACCGACGACATCCGCAAGTCGCGCGCACTCGACGTGATCGATCACCTGACGGATCGCGGCGCTGTCGTCGTCGCCTTCGACCCGGTCGCGATCGAGAACGTCCGGCCCGACTATCCCGACATCGAGTACGCCGACTCGGCGGCGGGGGCCCTCGAGGGCGCGGACGGGGCCGTCGTTGCGACCGACTGGCCGGCGTTCGACGACCTCTCCTTCGAGGGGATGGCCCGCAGCGTCGTCGTCGATGGGCGGCGGATCGACGTCGACGAGGACGCGCTCGAGGTCTACGAGGGACTGACCTGGTAG
- a CDS encoding glycosyltransferase family 61 protein, with protein sequence MTELSTRAYRKYQQNGLQSVLLNGWDIAYRKSLLKRFVAPTLLSRTSRPVLDTNSFAVWADQHGRRWDVPTEAVRPEIPTKDVTDTQDGFDSLEHREPPEPFVCDVPNAQLWAAAGLGLTGDGSFIGDTISFQWNLENRLQTALSVVLHESNPIQTGRRTLTRNGTRSRDGPTVDSVCTLVPLWDNYYHWTAESLTKLMGVSLYERETDRSPKLLLPTDPPSWMTESLELLGFGPRRWIQTGADTMQVDHLVVPSFPDPSPEECQWLRQRAYDQLGIDTPGNDERIYVSRSNATRRRIANEADVMSTLEQFGFTSYELEALTVKEQIELFANADIVVGPHGAGLINTIYSSDTTVVELFGDWLKSTFYRIARLQGLEYGYLQCESRGIDLHVDTAELERKLERRIEA encoded by the coding sequence ATGACGGAATTATCCACTCGAGCATACCGAAAATATCAGCAAAACGGTCTCCAAAGTGTTCTCCTGAACGGCTGGGACATCGCGTACCGAAAATCGCTGTTAAAGCGATTCGTTGCACCGACACTTCTCTCGCGTACGTCTCGGCCGGTACTCGATACGAACTCGTTTGCTGTCTGGGCGGATCAGCATGGACGGCGGTGGGATGTTCCAACCGAGGCGGTTCGACCGGAAATCCCGACGAAGGACGTTACGGACACCCAGGATGGATTCGATTCACTCGAGCATCGAGAACCCCCAGAGCCGTTCGTCTGTGACGTACCCAATGCGCAACTCTGGGCCGCTGCCGGCCTCGGTCTTACGGGTGATGGCTCGTTTATCGGCGATACGATCTCGTTTCAGTGGAATCTCGAAAATCGCCTTCAGACAGCTCTCTCAGTTGTCCTGCACGAAAGTAATCCGATCCAAACAGGACGGCGGACGCTTACCAGAAATGGAACACGGTCACGGGATGGACCAACGGTCGATTCGGTCTGTACACTCGTCCCGCTCTGGGACAACTATTATCATTGGACGGCAGAATCGCTCACGAAACTCATGGGCGTCTCCTTGTACGAGCGCGAAACGGACAGATCGCCGAAACTCTTGCTGCCAACCGATCCTCCCTCGTGGATGACCGAGTCTCTCGAGTTGCTCGGGTTCGGTCCACGGAGATGGATCCAAACGGGTGCTGACACGATGCAGGTCGATCATCTCGTCGTCCCATCGTTTCCCGACCCCTCGCCCGAAGAATGTCAGTGGCTGCGTCAGCGTGCCTACGATCAGCTCGGTATCGATACCCCCGGAAACGACGAGCGGATCTACGTCTCGCGGTCCAACGCAACTCGCAGACGAATCGCGAACGAGGCGGACGTAATGTCGACACTCGAACAGTTCGGCTTTACGTCCTATGAACTCGAGGCTCTCACGGTCAAAGAACAGATCGAGCTGTTCGCGAACGCTGACATCGTGGTCGGACCGCACGGAGCAGGGCTCATCAATACCATCTACTCGTCGGATACCACTGTCGTGGAGTTGTTCGGCGATTGGCTCAAATCGACGTTCTATCGGATCGCCCGTTTACAGGGTCTCGAGTACGGGTATCTACAGTGTGAAAGCCGGGGGATCGATCTCCACGTCGATACTGCTGAACTGGAACGGAAATTAGAACGGCGAATCGAAGCGTAG
- a CDS encoding sulfatase-like hydrolase/transferase has product MSQPNVLLVVLDSVRAQNVGHLGYPRDTTPHLDEFAARATSYTNTRAPGIHSISSHVSLFTGYHVAEHRATSHGASLAPGHTIWEELADDGYRTGLFTPNAIVAESSNLASFFDDVTGPKRNVLLFPEALGPESISGDPSYLEYVRACLESESPAKAIVNGLAREFGSSSAAHDPEREHGGEYVQEFLEWRESSSDPWAACINLMDAHYPYLPQERYDLWGGDVLRGLHREAMGGPLTTQYLGDRPFWELEACMSLYDGCIKQADAYLSELFEGLEAANELEETLIVVTSDHGEGFGEYSVVNDAVRLIDHSWGIGNEVAHVPLVVKYPDQSTGETVTEPASLTRFPSVVRNCINGERGGFVPETGHAITTSYRIEEPGEGLPIPESDREPYFGPWHAVCHEQGGATVVDAVRREDEVRFESSIPDQQATRAHADREFIESTVDELDPIDITEADGEIEAAVEQRLHELGYRA; this is encoded by the coding sequence ATGAGCCAGCCGAACGTCCTCCTCGTCGTTCTCGACAGCGTTCGCGCTCAGAACGTCGGTCACCTCGGCTATCCGCGCGACACAACGCCTCATCTGGACGAGTTTGCCGCTCGAGCAACGAGCTATACCAATACGAGGGCACCGGGAATTCATAGTATCTCGAGTCACGTGAGTCTCTTCACTGGCTATCACGTCGCTGAACATCGAGCGACGTCACACGGTGCGAGCCTGGCCCCGGGACACACCATTTGGGAGGAACTGGCTGACGACGGCTATCGAACTGGTCTGTTCACACCGAACGCGATCGTTGCCGAATCGTCGAACCTCGCTTCTTTCTTCGACGATGTGACGGGACCGAAACGAAACGTGTTACTCTTCCCGGAGGCGCTCGGGCCCGAAAGCATCTCGGGGGATCCGAGTTATCTGGAATACGTCCGAGCGTGTCTCGAGAGTGAGTCACCGGCCAAGGCTATCGTGAACGGGCTAGCGAGGGAGTTTGGCAGTTCGAGCGCAGCACACGATCCCGAAAGAGAACACGGCGGCGAGTACGTCCAGGAGTTCCTCGAGTGGCGGGAATCGAGCTCCGACCCGTGGGCAGCATGCATCAATCTCATGGACGCCCATTATCCGTATTTGCCCCAAGAGAGGTATGATCTATGGGGGGGTGATGTCTTGCGGGGCCTCCATCGAGAGGCGATGGGAGGGCCGCTCACGACCCAATATCTCGGCGACCGTCCGTTCTGGGAACTCGAGGCGTGCATGAGTCTGTACGATGGCTGTATTAAACAGGCCGACGCGTACCTCTCCGAACTGTTCGAGGGACTCGAGGCAGCGAACGAACTCGAGGAGACGCTGATTGTTGTGACGAGCGATCATGGAGAGGGATTCGGCGAGTACAGCGTTGTAAACGACGCGGTACGCTTGATCGACCATAGCTGGGGGATCGGTAATGAGGTCGCACACGTCCCTCTGGTCGTGAAGTATCCCGACCAGTCGACAGGTGAAACCGTAACCGAACCCGCCTCACTGACTCGATTTCCGTCCGTCGTTAGAAACTGTATAAACGGTGAAAGGGGTGGTTTCGTCCCGGAAACTGGGCACGCAATCACGACTTCGTATCGAATCGAGGAACCCGGAGAGGGATTGCCGATCCCGGAGTCCGACCGAGAACCGTACTTTGGGCCGTGGCATGCCGTCTGTCACGAACAGGGTGGCGCGACGGTCGTTGACGCGGTCCGTCGCGAAGATGAGGTCCGATTCGAATCTTCGATTCCCGACCAGCAAGCAACGAGAGCACACGCGGATCGGGAGTTTATCGAGTCAACCGTTGACGAACTAGACCCTATCGACATTACGGAAGCCGACGGAGAGATCGAAGCCGCAGTGGAGCAGCGATTGCACGAACTCGGCTATCGCGCATAA
- a CDS encoding sulfatase family protein: MIDNVIVVVLDALRADRVKSDDGRDLTPYLDELASDSVFFSQAYSTTTATDPAVTSLQTGRHPLSHGVRNHGTHVTSEEKAAVEAVEAAPEVFKRNGFATSKIGRPLGRWHKRGFDEYPNVSSTHWHRRAFEKRMSKLLYNVHPSIGDTISGVYNKIFESGETDYAEPEEAADEIVETLEDDDRAYSFVHWMDTHTPYSAPKGYVEECLDRYEYGDSRSLEAVASEYPEESITANSLRSGGVVYEGSEPWIETESDPETGLIDARYDAAVRYSDAKLGALVSELRSRGLYDSTMIVALSDHGESLGEHGIYYEHHGLYECTVRIPLLLHVPGQQPTEINQLVSIMDVLPTMYDYAGIDDAPPTDGQSLRPVIEDGESVDRTEILAGEANAQRRRAILTDNWKYIRALDDGTCRYCDRQHAAREELYNLEEDPEENRNVIEENRDIATDLSARMEDRVEELTQNRSESDGEITYDDEEEMMDRLEALGYR, from the coding sequence ATGATCGACAATGTCATCGTCGTTGTCCTCGATGCACTCCGTGCGGACAGGGTCAAGTCCGACGATGGTCGAGATCTCACCCCTTATTTAGACGAGCTTGCGAGCGATAGCGTATTCTTTAGCCAGGCGTACAGTACGACGACTGCCACGGACCCGGCAGTTACCTCGCTGCAAACGGGACGGCATCCACTGTCACACGGGGTGCGTAATCACGGAACGCACGTGACCAGTGAGGAGAAGGCAGCCGTCGAAGCCGTCGAAGCTGCACCCGAGGTATTCAAACGAAACGGGTTCGCAACGTCCAAGATCGGGCGTCCCCTCGGCCGATGGCACAAGCGCGGGTTCGACGAGTATCCGAACGTTTCATCGACTCACTGGCATCGACGTGCGTTCGAAAAACGGATGAGCAAACTCCTGTATAACGTTCATCCGTCGATCGGGGATACGATATCCGGCGTCTACAACAAAATATTCGAGTCCGGAGAAACCGACTATGCGGAGCCCGAGGAAGCGGCGGACGAAATCGTCGAAACTCTCGAAGACGATGACCGCGCGTATAGCTTCGTCCACTGGATGGATACGCACACCCCGTACTCCGCACCGAAGGGGTACGTCGAAGAATGTCTCGATCGGTACGAATACGGCGATTCCAGATCGCTGGAAGCCGTCGCCTCCGAGTACCCGGAGGAATCAATAACTGCGAACAGTCTCCGATCTGGCGGTGTCGTCTACGAGGGATCCGAACCCTGGATCGAAACGGAGTCCGACCCAGAGACGGGACTTATCGATGCTCGATACGACGCTGCAGTGCGATACAGTGATGCCAAACTCGGTGCCCTGGTATCGGAACTTCGAAGTCGAGGGTTGTACGACTCGACCATGATCGTCGCGCTCTCGGATCACGGAGAATCCCTCGGTGAACACGGAATTTATTACGAGCACCACGGTCTCTACGAGTGTACAGTCCGTATCCCGTTATTGCTTCACGTTCCGGGTCAGCAACCGACAGAGATCAACCAACTCGTGAGCATAATGGACGTTCTCCCGACGATGTATGATTATGCAGGGATAGATGATGCACCTCCGACGGACGGTCAGTCGCTGCGACCGGTCATCGAAGACGGTGAATCGGTCGATCGAACGGAAATCCTTGCTGGAGAGGCCAATGCCCAGCGCCGTCGTGCGATACTAACAGATAACTGGAAGTATATACGGGCTCTCGATGACGGAACCTGTCGGTACTGTGATCGACAACACGCTGCTCGTGAGGAGTTGTACAATCTCGAGGAGGATCCGGAAGAGAACCGGAACGTCATCGAAGAGAACCGAGATATAGCAACCGATCTTTCAGCACGGATGGAGGATCGGGTCGAGGAACTAACACAAAACAGATCGGAATCCGACGGCGAGATCACCTACGACGACGAGGAGGAAATGATGGATAGACTTGAGGCACTCGGCTATCGATGA
- the aglJ gene encoding S-layer glycoprotein N-glycosyltransferase AglJ has protein sequence MEDDAVRTGSGPLSDGGEAIAVTDETEEISPDEVCVLIPTLNEAATIADVIEGFAERGYTNVLVVDGDSTDDTREIARDHGAEVLVQSGDGKGQAVREALEYVTVPYVLMLDGDGTYDPADADRMLEPLSRGYEHVIGNRFADMDDDAMRALNGFGNRMINRAFGFVHGANYEDILSGYRAFTVDSFKRLSLDSDGFTIETELAVECVKHGVETTVVPVSYSARPDESETNLHPVKDGGTILLALYSLAKTNNPLFYFGSLGVAGILSGSLIAVYVLWEWVQYHQSHEVMALASAAAILLGVQLLMFGVLSDMLVTLHREQRRRLERIARDADDE, from the coding sequence ATGGAAGACGATGCGGTTCGAACAGGCTCGGGCCCCCTCTCGGACGGCGGCGAGGCGATAGCCGTTACGGACGAGACCGAGGAAATCTCGCCCGACGAGGTGTGCGTTCTCATTCCGACGCTCAACGAGGCGGCGACGATCGCCGACGTGATCGAGGGCTTCGCCGAGCGGGGATACACGAACGTCCTCGTCGTCGACGGCGATTCGACCGACGATACCCGTGAGATCGCCCGCGACCACGGGGCGGAGGTACTGGTCCAGTCGGGCGACGGCAAGGGGCAAGCGGTCCGCGAGGCGCTCGAGTACGTCACCGTTCCGTACGTCTTGATGCTCGACGGCGACGGGACCTACGATCCGGCCGACGCCGACAGGATGCTCGAACCGCTCTCGCGGGGGTACGAACACGTGATCGGCAACCGATTCGCCGACATGGACGACGACGCGATGCGCGCGTTGAACGGCTTTGGCAACCGGATGATAAACCGCGCGTTCGGGTTCGTCCACGGGGCCAACTACGAGGACATCCTCTCGGGGTATCGGGCCTTTACCGTCGACTCGTTCAAACGGCTGTCCCTCGATTCGGACGGGTTCACCATCGAGACCGAACTGGCCGTCGAATGCGTCAAACACGGCGTCGAGACGACGGTCGTTCCGGTCAGTTACAGCGCTCGACCCGACGAATCCGAGACGAACCTGCACCCGGTCAAAGACGGCGGGACGATTCTCCTCGCTCTGTACTCGCTGGCCAAGACGAACAACCCCCTGTTCTACTTCGGCAGTCTCGGCGTTGCCGGCATCCTCTCGGGGAGCCTCATCGCGGTGTACGTCCTCTGGGAGTGGGTTCAGTACCACCAGAGCCACGAAGTCATGGCGCTCGCCTCGGCGGCTGCCATCCTGCTGGGCGTCCAGTTGCTCATGTTCGGCGTCCTCTCGGACATGCTCGTGACCTTACACCGCGAACAGCGCCGCCGCCTCGAGCGGATCGCTCGAGACGCGGACGACGAGTAA
- a CDS encoding sulfatase — translation MNTILITVDALRADHLGQYGYERETMPALDRLLADGTKFTNAFANGPYTRISVPSFHTSRYLAYERLDELPTIGSTVSDAGIQTAAIGTRTGFRQYEGGLMFDEFVDLGRDTYYEEANQTRGPIERLSQGTRRAAQYIGDKIPEESPVYEQAKRAYDAVLGEGFEFKGYTSAEVLTDTANDWLQKQGDDEFFLWLHYMEGHRPYGVHTNSPAYHDGVSETRIRELMKKAGTDPEAVSAAERETLIDLYDSDLRYCSQHLSRLFDELSKLDLWEETAILFSSDHGEEFGDHGKYFHRNYPYNELIHVPLITKTPEENPETISDQRELIDLAPTICALHDVETETLPFLGTNLFEGAERDVYSIGAQCSRESVTAARSDGWKYLSVGDDKSLFDLENDPTESKSVADEHSKVVSRFERQIPARLFESDPEQLEAPEDEVDEGHLEALGYLEIKD, via the coding sequence ATGAATACGATTCTGATCACCGTCGATGCTCTTCGTGCGGATCATCTCGGTCAATACGGCTACGAACGCGAGACGATGCCGGCTCTCGACCGGCTGTTGGCGGACGGAACGAAGTTTACCAACGCCTTTGCTAACGGGCCATACACACGCATCTCGGTCCCCTCGTTTCACACGTCCCGGTATCTAGCATACGAGCGATTGGACGAACTCCCGACGATCGGATCGACGGTCAGCGACGCGGGAATCCAGACGGCAGCGATCGGAACACGGACGGGATTTAGACAGTACGAAGGCGGCCTGATGTTCGACGAATTCGTCGATCTCGGGCGGGACACCTATTACGAAGAAGCAAATCAAACCCGTGGACCGATCGAACGACTATCGCAGGGAACCCGACGGGCCGCACAGTACATCGGTGATAAAATTCCGGAAGAGAGTCCCGTTTACGAGCAAGCGAAACGGGCATACGACGCCGTATTGGGGGAAGGGTTCGAGTTCAAGGGATACACTAGTGCCGAAGTTCTGACCGATACTGCAAACGACTGGCTACAGAAGCAAGGCGACGATGAGTTTTTTCTGTGGCTGCACTATATGGAAGGTCATCGGCCATACGGAGTCCACACCAACAGTCCCGCATATCACGACGGGGTATCGGAGACTCGAATCCGGGAGTTAATGAAGAAAGCCGGAACGGATCCGGAAGCCGTTTCAGCTGCGGAACGGGAGACGCTTATCGACTTGTACGATTCCGATCTCCGCTATTGTTCACAGCATCTCTCGAGGCTGTTCGACGAACTCTCGAAATTGGACCTCTGGGAGGAAACTGCGATACTATTCTCCAGTGATCACGGCGAAGAGTTTGGGGATCACGGGAAGTATTTCCATCGGAATTACCCATACAACGAACTGATCCACGTCCCGCTGATCACCAAAACACCGGAAGAGAATCCGGAAACAATAAGCGACCAACGAGAACTTATCGATCTCGCGCCGACGATCTGTGCACTTCACGATGTCGAAACGGAGACGCTTCCGTTTTTGGGGACGAATCTCTTCGAGGGAGCCGAACGTGACGTGTACTCGATCGGCGCACAGTGTTCGCGGGAATCAGTTACCGCTGCTCGAAGTGACGGGTGGAAATACCTCTCCGTTGGAGACGATAAATCGTTATTCGACCTCGAAAACGATCCCACGGAGTCGAAATCGGTCGCGGACGAGCACTCGAAGGTCGTCTCGAGGTTCGAGCGGCAGATCCCGGCTCGACTGTTCGAGTCGGATCCCGAGCAGTTAGAGGCACCCGAGGACGAAGTCGACGAGGGACATCTCGAGGCGTTGGGCTACCTGGAAATCAAAGACTAG
- a CDS encoding polysaccharide biosynthesis C-terminal domain-containing protein: MRLGQTSVIHFTSRFFASLLGFVATIFIARFLGSGTLGTYYLVLSTVSWLGIAVEMGVPSAINKRVSEDEDEAAYAIAGGVIAFCLFLVVSVLILLFRHHINDYIGYPAAQIVVLFLFVNLIQSSVNSILNGQHLVHISGIFNPIRTGTRSIVQISAILLGLKITGLFIGYTAGYALVSVLGLWIAVRNFPSVSLPTLEHYRRIISYAEYSWLGEIRSRAFNWVDVAVLGFFVSSSLVGIYTAAWNIAVFLILFGGSLSQTLFPEMSSLSAEEDAQSVADLFETALTYGGLILIPGLVGGTLLGERLLRIYGEEFTQGTVVLSVLIVATLIQGYQRQFTTTLDAIDRPDVSFRVNAVFIGANVILNVSLIPPFEVVGAAAATAASVAISLVVAYFSLSSLIEFSVPLGEIGKQWTAAAVMGVVVYTGLWLESAHISVGNNLVVVITLVGFGAAVYFGTLFAISSYFRTTVDQNLPIDFPTV; encoded by the coding sequence ATGCGGCTAGGCCAGACATCAGTAATTCATTTCACCTCCAGGTTTTTTGCGTCTCTGCTGGGGTTCGTCGCGACGATATTCATCGCACGGTTTCTCGGTTCCGGAACGCTTGGGACCTATTATCTCGTTCTTTCGACGGTATCCTGGTTAGGGATCGCAGTGGAAATGGGGGTTCCGAGCGCTATCAACAAACGAGTGAGCGAGGACGAAGACGAGGCCGCTTACGCGATCGCTGGCGGGGTAATCGCCTTTTGCCTGTTTCTGGTCGTTTCCGTTTTGATTCTCCTCTTTCGACACCATATAAATGATTATATCGGATATCCGGCTGCACAGATCGTGGTACTGTTCTTGTTCGTCAACCTTATTCAGTCGTCCGTGAATTCGATACTCAACGGGCAACACCTCGTCCATATCTCGGGAATATTCAATCCGATTCGTACCGGAACGCGGAGTATTGTACAGATCAGCGCGATCCTTCTCGGACTCAAAATCACAGGCCTATTCATCGGATACACCGCTGGTTACGCGCTCGTGTCCGTACTCGGACTATGGATTGCGGTTCGGAACTTTCCATCGGTCTCTCTGCCAACGCTCGAACACTACCGTCGGATCATCTCCTACGCGGAGTATTCGTGGCTCGGTGAGATCCGTTCCCGTGCGTTCAACTGGGTCGACGTAGCCGTCCTCGGATTCTTCGTATCGTCGTCGCTCGTCGGTATCTACACGGCGGCCTGGAACATCGCCGTGTTTCTGATACTGTTCGGTGGATCGCTGAGCCAGACGCTGTTCCCCGAGATGAGTTCACTCTCGGCCGAAGAAGACGCACAATCGGTAGCAGACCTGTTCGAAACCGCACTCACGTACGGCGGCTTGATTCTCATTCCGGGACTCGTCGGGGGAACGCTACTCGGGGAGCGTCTCCTTCGAATATACGGAGAGGAATTCACACAAGGGACAGTCGTACTCTCGGTACTCATCGTTGCAACACTCATCCAGGGATACCAGCGTCAGTTCACGACAACACTCGATGCCATCGACAGACCGGATGTCTCTTTCAGAGTGAATGCCGTATTCATCGGTGCAAACGTGATTTTAAACGTCAGTCTGATCCCCCCCTTCGAGGTCGTGGGTGCAGCGGCGGCGACCGCTGCATCGGTCGCCATCAGCCTCGTCGTAGCCTACTTCTCGCTCTCGTCACTGATCGAGTTCTCCGTTCCGCTCGGCGAGATTGGGAAACAGTGGACTGCAGCAGCCGTTATGGGGGTAGTCGTCTATACTGGCCTCTGGCTCGAGTCAGCGCACATCTCAGTCGGCAATAACCTCGTCGTAGTGATAACGCTCGTCGGTTTCGGTGCAGCGGTATACTTCGGAACGCTGTTTGCCATCTCCTCGTATTTCCGGACAACCGTCGACCAAAACCTCCCGATCGATTTCCCGACGGTTTGA
- a CDS encoding ribbon-helix-helix domain-containing protein: protein MTDYTTVSIPKDLADRVEETIEGTSFQSTSDLVRFLLRSIVIQHQKEGELTEAEFEEITEQLRGLGYLE, encoded by the coding sequence ATGACCGACTACACCACGGTGTCGATCCCGAAGGACCTCGCGGATCGGGTCGAGGAGACCATCGAGGGGACGAGTTTCCAGAGCACGAGCGACCTCGTCCGGTTCCTGTTGCGAAGCATCGTCATCCAACACCAGAAGGAAGGCGAACTCACCGAAGCCGAGTTCGAAGAGATCACCGAACAGCTCCGCGGACTCGGCTACCTCGAGTGA